The following proteins are encoded in a genomic region of Iodidimonas sp. SYSU 1G8:
- a CDS encoding LTA synthase family protein → MDRLKPLLLNWIAPLAAVVALYFALQFAASHFLGTELRPGAVYADLGFHMVLGVLLLAMARNRWTFLVLMSVIMVLLHIGNAIKISVLGGPMMPDDVLALRSLLLLLSGWQLVLAVGFLLLMAGAIAMAVNLRPWRGRIAAGALAAIVAGIFWQPKPVVTAMDETFGNVVWNQHGNYLSRGPMVHLVQESARYAARVDGVPDRATVAAAAELLRPTRHLAALTVPAETDLAIIENPRQPKRNVHVILLESFWDPSVLKEAKFSRDPFDKDFRALWNKAGNSRALVPVFGGYTANSEFEALCGFPVTQDWVFFEGRLRNPSPCLPRTLQQAGYTTLVSHPNIAAFWNRVNAYDRAGFNLYWSSKDFALDDMNGEFLGDASLYTQVLGKIDALLETGTPTFNYILTFFGHLEYPLNESRPTVVKVRGENVDPVVERYANTVYYKSHELMAFLKELRARDPDSLIVMFGDHLPFLGGNFDAYAQSKVLASSRDQFDDRMFRDQYSTPLIIIDGKKGPLELGTVPLFRLPSIVLSLLDEQDPSVMDLTRMPEDMVVRPLPGLNIVLTPDGGVTACRDGKTESDVCTRADEWLGAVSAVSADLFWGKQHALREDVLPARPPFRQSAELRI, encoded by the coding sequence ATGGATCGTCTCAAGCCACTGTTGCTGAACTGGATTGCGCCCCTCGCGGCGGTTGTCGCGCTCTATTTCGCGCTCCAGTTCGCCGCGTCCCATTTCCTGGGAACCGAGCTGCGGCCTGGCGCGGTCTATGCGGATCTCGGCTTCCATATGGTGCTCGGCGTCCTGCTGCTCGCCATGGCACGCAATCGCTGGACTTTCCTGGTGCTGATGAGCGTCATCATGGTGCTGCTGCACATCGGCAACGCCATCAAGATTTCCGTTCTCGGCGGGCCGATGATGCCCGACGACGTGCTGGCGCTGCGGTCGCTCCTGCTGCTGCTGTCCGGCTGGCAGCTCGTGCTGGCCGTCGGCTTCCTGCTGTTGATGGCCGGCGCCATCGCCATGGCCGTCAATTTGCGCCCGTGGCGCGGCCGTATCGCGGCAGGCGCGCTGGCCGCCATCGTCGCCGGAATTTTCTGGCAGCCCAAGCCCGTCGTGACGGCGATGGACGAGACGTTCGGCAACGTGGTGTGGAACCAGCACGGCAATTACCTGTCGCGCGGCCCCATGGTGCATCTGGTCCAGGAAAGCGCGCGCTACGCGGCGCGAGTCGACGGCGTTCCCGACCGGGCGACGGTCGCCGCCGCGGCGGAGCTTCTGCGCCCGACGCGGCATCTGGCGGCCCTGACGGTGCCGGCCGAGACCGACCTGGCGATCATCGAGAACCCACGGCAGCCGAAGCGCAACGTGCATGTGATCCTGCTGGAGTCGTTCTGGGACCCGTCTGTTCTGAAGGAAGCCAAATTCTCGCGCGATCCGTTCGACAAGGATTTCCGCGCGCTGTGGAACAAGGCAGGCAATTCCCGTGCGCTGGTGCCGGTGTTCGGCGGCTATACCGCGAATTCGGAATTCGAGGCGCTGTGCGGCTTCCCCGTCACCCAGGACTGGGTGTTCTTCGAGGGCCGTCTGCGCAACCCGTCCCCGTGCCTGCCGCGGACCCTGCAACAGGCGGGCTACACCACGCTGGTGTCGCACCCGAACATCGCCGCGTTCTGGAACCGCGTGAACGCCTATGACCGCGCCGGTTTCAACCTGTACTGGTCGTCCAAGGATTTCGCGCTGGACGACATGAATGGCGAGTTCCTCGGCGATGCCTCGCTCTACACGCAGGTGCTGGGCAAGATCGACGCCCTGCTGGAGACCGGTACGCCGACCTTCAATTACATCCTGACCTTCTTCGGCCATCTCGAGTATCCGCTGAACGAGAGCCGTCCGACCGTGGTGAAGGTGCGGGGCGAGAACGTCGATCCAGTGGTCGAGCGCTACGCCAACACGGTCTATTACAAGTCCCATGAACTGATGGCTTTCCTGAAGGAGCTGCGGGCGCGCGATCCGGACTCGCTGATCGTGATGTTCGGCGATCACCTGCCTTTCCTGGGCGGCAATTTCGACGCCTATGCCCAGTCCAAGGTCCTGGCCTCGAGCCGTGACCAGTTCGACGACCGCATGTTCCGTGATCAGTATTCGACGCCGCTGATCATCATCGACGGTAAGAAAGGCCCGCTCGAGCTGGGCACGGTTCCGCTCTTCCGGCTGCCGAGCATCGTGCTCTCGCTGCTCGATGAACAGGACCCGTCGGTGATGGATCTGACCCGCATGCCCGAGGACATGGTGGTGCGCCCGCTTCCCGGTCTCAACATCGTGCTGACGCCGGATGGCGGGGTCACGGCGTGCCGCGACGGCAAGACCGAGTCCGACGTCTGCACGCGGGCCGATGAGTGGCTCGGCGCGGTCTCGGCGGTGAGCGCCGATCTGTTCTGGGGCAAGCAGCATGCATTGCGCGAAGACGTCCTGCCAGCGCGTCCGCCCTTCCGGCAGTCCGCCGAGCTACGCATCTGA
- a CDS encoding VOC family protein, with product MPDLRPFHLAFPVHDLAAARAFYGDLLGCPEGRSADTWVDFNLYGHQIVAHLSPGLDTSRRAHGNVVDGDDVPVPHFGVVLERGDWDALASRLTAAGLSFIIQPHVRFVGEPGEQATMFFVDPSGNALEFKAFASLESLFAR from the coding sequence ATGCCCGACCTACGCCCGTTCCATCTCGCCTTTCCCGTTCACGACCTGGCCGCGGCGCGGGCGTTCTACGGCGATCTCCTGGGCTGCCCGGAAGGACGCAGCGCCGACACGTGGGTGGACTTCAACCTATACGGTCACCAGATCGTGGCCCATCTGTCCCCGGGTCTCGACACGTCGCGGCGCGCCCACGGCAACGTGGTGGATGGCGACGACGTGCCGGTGCCGCATTTTGGCGTCGTCCTGGAGCGGGGGGATTGGGATGCCTTGGCCTCGCGCCTCACCGCCGCCGGACTGTCATTCATCATCCAGCCCCATGTCCGCTTCGTCGGCGAGCCGGGCGAACAGGCGACCATGTTCTTTGTCGATCCATCGGGCAATGCCCTGGAGTTCAAGGCCTTCGCCAGCCTGGAAAGTCTGTTCGCGCGTTAA
- a CDS encoding phytanoyl-CoA dioxygenase family protein, which translates to MQLAEIDTPTGAKGWDDPLGLITPAVIEQYRRDGVVYLPQAIHPEWLTLIDYGIQRILASGSPNIQTFFKDMPGEFKDMVRHFAVTPEFQRLLYDSPIADMIGKLIGSENVWLLFDHVFVKEGGFCRKTPWHQDMPYWPVGGEQIASMWITLDPIPKEECLEFVPGSHRQIMYDGFSPPDAHVDPTKGFYGKELPRLPNIEEEREKWNIVSFDITPGDVVLLHPGVLHGGGHTTNGRRRRTLSARLYGDDIVFATRPDSRPTVPLTPGLKLKLKPGDPLRSPYYPRLRPLPAREAMAWE; encoded by the coding sequence ATGCAACTGGCCGAGATCGACACGCCGACGGGCGCCAAGGGATGGGACGATCCGCTGGGACTGATCACGCCCGCGGTGATCGAGCAGTACAGGCGGGACGGCGTCGTCTATCTGCCGCAGGCGATCCATCCGGAATGGCTGACGCTGATCGACTACGGCATCCAGCGCATCCTGGCGAGCGGCAGCCCGAACATCCAGACCTTCTTCAAGGACATGCCGGGCGAGTTCAAGGACATGGTCCGGCACTTCGCCGTGACGCCGGAATTCCAGCGGCTGCTCTATGACAGCCCCATCGCCGACATGATCGGGAAGCTGATCGGCTCGGAAAATGTCTGGCTGCTGTTCGACCACGTCTTCGTCAAGGAAGGCGGTTTCTGCCGCAAGACGCCGTGGCACCAGGACATGCCTTACTGGCCGGTCGGCGGCGAGCAGATCGCGTCGATGTGGATCACGCTGGACCCGATTCCCAAGGAAGAATGCCTGGAATTCGTGCCCGGCTCGCACCGTCAGATCATGTATGACGGCTTCAGCCCGCCCGACGCGCATGTGGACCCGACGAAGGGCTTCTACGGCAAGGAACTGCCGCGCCTGCCGAATATCGAGGAAGAGCGCGAGAAGTGGAACATCGTGTCCTTCGACATCACGCCCGGCGACGTGGTGCTGCTGCATCCGGGCGTGCTGCATGGCGGCGGCCACACGACCAACGGACGACGGCGCCGCACGCTTTCGGCGCGGCTCTATGGCGACGATATCGTGTTCGCCACACGCCCGGACAGCCGCCCGACCGTGCCGCTGACGCCGGGGTTGAAACTCAAGCTGAAGCCGGGCGATCCGCTGCGCAGCCCGTACTATCCGCGTCTGCGGCCGTTGCCGGCGCGCGAGGCGATGGCCTGGGAGTAA
- the msrB gene encoding peptide-methionine (R)-S-oxide reductase MsrB: MSEKITKTEAEWRAMLTPIQYAVTRQKATERPYANEYDAVFAPGVYRCICCGEELFESDAKFQSHCGWPAFSAPIDASKIDEEVDRTHGMVRVEVLCAKCDAHLGHVFPDGPGPDGLRYCINSASLKLEPKE, from the coding sequence ATGAGCGAGAAGATCACCAAGACCGAGGCCGAATGGCGGGCGATGCTGACGCCGATCCAGTACGCGGTAACCCGCCAGAAGGCGACGGAACGGCCCTATGCCAATGAATATGACGCGGTCTTCGCGCCGGGCGTCTATCGTTGCATCTGCTGCGGCGAGGAATTGTTCGAATCCGACGCCAAGTTTCAGTCCCATTGCGGCTGGCCGGCGTTCTCGGCGCCCATCGATGCCTCGAAAATCGACGAGGAAGTCGATCGCACCCACGGCATGGTTCGCGTCGAGGTGCTGTGCGCCAAATGCGACGCTCATCTCGGGCACGTTTTTCCCGATGGTCCTGGTCCCGACGGCCTCCGCTACTGCATCAATTCGGCCTCGCTGAAGCTTGAGCCCAAGGAGTAG
- the aac(3)-IV gene encoding AAC(3)-IV family aminoglycoside N-acetyltransferase, with protein MMREPPAPRPVRRAELTGQLRALGVREGGVLLVHTSFRAIRPIEDGPVGLIAALRDAIGSEGTLVMPSWTGDDESPFDPESTPASPDLGVVADIFWRQPGVRRSHHAFAFAAAGPAAGAITRDPLPLPPHIPESPAGRVHELDGQVLLLGVEHDSDTTIHLAELLASVPYGVPKHCTVLKDGVPVRIGYRENDHCCDRFTLVDEWLRQRNLQAEGLVGHGHARLARARDIVSVVSEALAADSLIFLHDPDERCADCDDARASIG; from the coding sequence ATGATGCGGGAGCCGCCGGCGCCGCGCCCTGTCAGACGTGCCGAACTGACCGGCCAACTCCGCGCGCTGGGTGTCCGGGAGGGCGGCGTGTTGCTCGTCCATACCTCGTTCCGGGCCATCCGCCCGATCGAGGACGGACCGGTGGGGCTGATCGCCGCGCTACGCGACGCCATCGGCTCCGAAGGCACGCTGGTGATGCCGTCATGGACCGGGGACGATGAAAGTCCCTTCGACCCGGAGAGCACGCCCGCTTCACCTGACCTGGGCGTGGTCGCCGATATTTTCTGGCGCCAGCCGGGCGTGCGCCGCAGCCATCATGCCTTCGCCTTCGCGGCGGCCGGTCCCGCCGCCGGCGCGATCACGCGGGACCCGTTGCCATTGCCGCCCCACATTCCGGAGAGCCCGGCGGGGCGTGTCCATGAACTGGATGGGCAGGTCCTGTTGCTCGGTGTCGAGCACGACAGCGATACGACCATCCATCTCGCCGAGTTGCTGGCATCCGTCCCGTACGGCGTGCCGAAGCACTGCACGGTTCTGAAAGACGGCGTGCCGGTCCGGATCGGCTATCGGGAGAACGATCACTGCTGCGACCGTTTCACGCTGGTTGATGAGTGGCTGCGGCAGCGGAACCTGCAGGCGGAAGGTCTCGTGGGGCACGGCCATGCCCGTCTGGCCCGGGCGCGAGATATCGTCTCCGTTGTCTCCGAGGCGCTGGCGGCGGATTCGCTGATCTTTCTGCACGATCCCGACGAAAGGTGCGCCGATTGCGACGACGCCCGCGCATCCATTGGCTGA
- a CDS encoding DUF2235 domain-containing protein, which translates to MSKNIVIFSDGTGQEGGSGVNTNVYKLFNMVLDRSPQQTAFYDKGLGTGSRRLLAQATGYGISRNIIDCYRFLFENYQAGDQIFLFGFSRGATTVRSLSGMIHLFGMLPQSRPELIDTAYDIYKIEDRDRRVAAAEKFIARNHTMWVRIKFLGVWDTVAALGVPIGPLNAVVNAMPWFRHKFHDLKLSRSVENAYQALAIDEERETFHPVLWDPQIEPYQTMRQVWFCGAHTDVGGGYAEPGLSDIALQWMVDNAVRHGLLLYPNHRVTLDPRPDGMLHDSMASGVARFFRRKVRSWPVQTHGNPIVHPSVLARTMGRDNKPAPSRYAPWLLSGGYTYDRDGD; encoded by the coding sequence ATGAGCAAGAACATCGTCATCTTCTCGGACGGGACGGGCCAGGAAGGTGGCAGCGGCGTCAATACCAACGTCTACAAGCTCTTCAACATGGTGCTCGACCGTTCGCCGCAGCAGACCGCGTTCTACGACAAGGGGCTGGGCACCGGATCGCGCCGGCTGCTGGCGCAGGCCACCGGCTACGGCATCTCGCGGAACATCATCGACTGCTACCGCTTCCTGTTCGAAAACTATCAGGCGGGCGACCAGATATTCCTGTTCGGTTTCAGCAGGGGCGCCACCACCGTGCGCAGCCTGTCCGGAATGATCCATCTTTTCGGGATGCTGCCCCAGTCGCGCCCGGAACTGATCGACACCGCCTATGACATCTACAAGATCGAGGACCGCGACAGGCGCGTCGCGGCGGCGGAAAAATTCATCGCCCGCAATCACACCATGTGGGTGCGCATCAAGTTTCTCGGTGTCTGGGACACGGTCGCCGCGCTGGGCGTGCCGATCGGGCCACTGAACGCGGTCGTCAACGCCATGCCGTGGTTCCGGCACAAGTTCCATGACCTGAAGCTCAGCAGGAGCGTCGAGAACGCCTATCAGGCTCTGGCCATCGACGAGGAGCGCGAGACGTTTCACCCGGTCCTCTGGGACCCGCAGATCGAACCCTATCAGACCATGCGTCAGGTCTGGTTCTGCGGCGCCCACACGGATGTGGGCGGCGGCTATGCCGAACCGGGCCTGTCCGATATCGCGCTGCAGTGGATGGTGGACAACGCGGTGCGCCACGGACTGCTTCTGTATCCGAACCACCGGGTGACGCTGGACCCGCGGCCCGACGGCATGCTGCACGATTCCATGGCTAGTGGTGTTGCGCGCTTCTTTCGCCGCAAGGTCCGCTCCTGGCCGGTGCAGACCCACGGCAATCCCATCGTGCACCCCAGTGTCCTGGCGCGCACGATGGGCCGTGATAACAAACCCGCTCCGTCCAGATATGCGCCGTGGCTGCTCAGCGGCGGCTACACCTATGATCGGGACGGCGACTGA
- a CDS encoding pyridoxamine 5'-phosphate oxidase family protein codes for MSDRQELWDLIDDFHFCMATTHQGGTMRSRPMSPYVDKSAGVIYFLADAGAPMADQIQADQDINLAFIAPKDKNFISLSGTAGVSQDQAIIKDLWNPTAEAWFPGGPGTVALITITPSSAELWDGESSKIKTMWEMAKARRKDQKPDVTEHKKMSL; via the coding sequence ATGTCCGACCGACAGGAACTTTGGGATTTGATCGACGATTTCCATTTCTGCATGGCCACCACCCATCAGGGCGGCACCATGCGCTCACGGCCCATGTCCCCTTATGTGGACAAGAGCGCGGGCGTGATTTACTTCCTCGCCGACGCGGGCGCGCCGATGGCCGATCAGATCCAGGCGGATCAGGACATCAACCTGGCCTTCATCGCCCCCAAGGACAAGAACTTCATTTCGCTGTCCGGCACGGCCGGCGTGAGCCAGGACCAGGCGATCATCAAGGACCTGTGGAATCCCACCGCCGAAGCATGGTTCCCCGGTGGCCCCGGCACGGTGGCCCTGATCACCATCACGCCGTCGAGCGCGGAACTGTGGGATGGCGAAAGCAGCAAGATCAAGACCATGTGGGAGATGGCGAAGGCGCGCCGCAAGGATCAGAAGCCCGACGTCACCGAGCACAAGAAGATGTCGCTCTAA
- a CDS encoding GMC family oxidoreductase: protein MGGGSVDLDVDDHGDIETDICIVGAGPAGITLAHALTNANLRVCLLDRGGLEAAEPERLDVIGRPYPPSDGGRAQRFGGTSHLWGGHCVPLRALHMGARDWVAGGEWPFGLETLAPYYERACRMLGLGGQDFDAAAASRRLGRELLPLAGDHFETTLSRYQPLEFGAAFGPALAADRKIRRMLHARVTRIVLAPSGRAVASLTVKSRNGTTRAVRARRYVLAAGGIENARLLLASGETGVANGTDLVGRNFMEHPVYFSGVVSLDEARDVRDELAHYHTGVALDGHRVRFHLAATESLERRLRIPGFRAEILCVPRLRWAAKRTAGRPAFGSRPATRMAAATLARHPLEALRVLTGRKPSHWCLWLMNNVEQVPNPESRVTLSRQRDAQGEQLAALDWRLSAQDRDGIAKAHAVLATELARAGIGRFIHEMPVSERQILKGTTTARHHMGTTRMSDAPRRGVVDSNLRAHEIDNLHVAGSSVFPSGGWANPTLTIVALSLRLADHLRGDLS, encoded by the coding sequence ATGGGAGGAGGCTCGGTCGACCTGGACGTCGATGATCACGGCGATATCGAGACCGACATCTGCATCGTTGGCGCCGGCCCTGCCGGGATCACGCTGGCGCACGCGCTGACGAACGCCAACCTCCGGGTCTGCCTGCTGGACAGGGGCGGACTCGAGGCGGCCGAGCCCGAGCGGCTCGACGTGATCGGCCGCCCCTATCCACCATCCGATGGCGGCCGCGCCCAGCGCTTTGGCGGCACGAGCCATCTCTGGGGCGGGCATTGCGTCCCGCTTCGCGCCCTTCACATGGGCGCGCGCGACTGGGTGGCGGGCGGCGAATGGCCCTTCGGCCTCGAAACCCTGGCACCCTATTATGAGCGCGCCTGCCGAATGCTCGGCCTGGGCGGACAGGATTTCGACGCCGCCGCCGCGTCGCGGCGCCTGGGGCGGGAGCTGCTGCCGCTGGCGGGAGACCATTTCGAGACCACCCTCTCGCGCTACCAGCCGCTGGAATTCGGCGCGGCGTTCGGCCCGGCGCTGGCGGCCGACCGCAAGATCAGGCGCATGCTTCACGCCCGGGTCACACGGATCGTACTGGCGCCTTCGGGCCGCGCCGTGGCGAGCCTGACCGTCAAGAGCCGGAACGGAACGACGCGCGCCGTTCGCGCCAGGCGCTATGTGCTGGCGGCTGGCGGCATCGAGAATGCCCGCCTGCTGCTCGCCTCGGGCGAGACCGGCGTGGCCAACGGAACGGATCTGGTCGGGCGCAATTTCATGGAGCACCCGGTCTATTTCAGCGGCGTCGTGAGCCTGGACGAGGCACGCGACGTCAGAGACGAGCTGGCCCATTATCACACCGGCGTGGCGCTGGACGGTCACAGGGTACGCTTCCACCTGGCGGCGACGGAGTCGCTGGAGCGGAGATTGCGGATTCCCGGTTTCCGCGCCGAGATCCTGTGCGTGCCGCGCCTGCGCTGGGCGGCCAAGCGCACGGCCGGGCGTCCGGCGTTCGGGTCGCGGCCAGCGACGCGGATGGCGGCGGCGACCCTTGCCCGGCATCCCTTGGAAGCCCTCAGGGTCCTGACCGGGCGGAAGCCGTCCCACTGGTGTTTGTGGCTGATGAACAATGTCGAACAGGTGCCCAATCCAGAGAGCCGGGTCACCCTTTCGCGCCAACGTGACGCACAGGGCGAACAGCTCGCCGCGCTGGACTGGCGCCTGAGCGCCCAGGACCGGGACGGAATCGCCAAGGCCCATGCGGTACTCGCGACCGAGCTGGCCAGGGCCGGCATCGGCCGCTTCATTCACGAAATGCCGGTATCGGAAAGGCAGATTCTCAAGGGCACGACGACCGCCCGTCATCACATGGGCACGACCCGCATGAGCGACGCTCCGCGCCGCGGCGTGGTCGACAGCAATTTGCGCGCCCACGAGATCGACAACCTCCATGTCGCCGGATCATCGGTGTTTCCGAGCGGGGGCTGGGCCAATCCGACCCTGACCATCGTCGCGCTCTCGCTCCGTCTCGCGGACCATTTGCGGGGCGATCTGTCTTGA
- a CDS encoding glycosyltransferase, which translates to MSRLNQADWAGALPVVPEGDRVPRIIHQTFPDKTLPPALRVIVDALRDGNPGWEHRLYDDRDVAEFIGHAYGPAVLDLFNRLDPSYGAARADLFRYLLMYRMGGVYLDIKSGSHVPLDTVLRPGDRFLLSHWGDRDDGARRHWGSHRELTALPGGEFEQWYIACAPGHPFLRAVILRVLRNIECYEPLRHGVARKGVLRVTGPIAYSLAIAPLLDRAPHRRWVNHGEDGLVYTMVDAADDMAHEAFFATHYSHLTRPIVRCGPVKTAAVETLMRMKKTIKRWIGPLRRRLRPTSGPTPSR; encoded by the coding sequence TTGAGCCGATTGAATCAGGCGGACTGGGCCGGCGCGCTGCCGGTCGTTCCCGAGGGCGACCGCGTTCCCCGGATCATCCACCAGACATTCCCGGACAAGACCCTGCCGCCCGCCCTGCGGGTCATCGTTGACGCGCTGCGTGACGGTAATCCCGGCTGGGAGCACCGTCTTTACGACGACCGGGACGTGGCCGAATTCATCGGCCATGCCTATGGCCCGGCGGTGCTGGATCTGTTCAACAGGCTCGATCCGTCGTACGGCGCCGCCCGCGCCGATCTGTTCCGATACCTGCTGATGTACAGGATGGGAGGCGTGTACCTGGACATCAAAAGCGGCAGCCACGTGCCGCTCGATACGGTGCTGCGGCCCGGCGACCGTTTCCTGCTGTCCCACTGGGGCGACCGCGATGACGGCGCGCGGCGTCATTGGGGATCCCATCGGGAGCTGACGGCGTTGCCCGGCGGAGAATTCGAGCAGTGGTACATCGCGTGCGCGCCGGGCCACCCGTTCCTGCGGGCCGTGATCCTGCGGGTTCTGCGCAACATCGAATGCTATGAACCGCTTCGCCACGGCGTCGCGCGCAAGGGCGTGCTGCGGGTCACCGGACCGATCGCCTACAGCCTGGCGATCGCGCCGCTGCTCGACCGCGCGCCGCACCGGCGCTGGGTCAATCACGGCGAAGATGGCCTGGTTTACACCATGGTGGATGCGGCCGACGATATGGCGCATGAAGCGTTCTTCGCGACGCATTACAGCCACCTGACGCGCCCCATCGTGCGATGCGGTCCGGTCAAGACCGCCGCCGTCGAGACGCTCATGCGGATGAAGAAGACGATCAAGCGCTGGATCGGTCCGCTCCGGCGGCGATTGCGGCCGACGTCCGGACCGACGCCGTCGCGCTGA
- a CDS encoding SRPBCC family protein, whose amino-acid sequence MELKFKVAGRIARPVAEVFEAVVNPDHLSRYFTTGGAKGRLETGVTVYWDFADFPGAFPVEVVAVEENRRIVLRWEANDGAPSDGEAAVTASAGYSTTVTMEFEALEDGRTLVTIAEEGWRETPTGLSASYGNCQGWSQMLCAMKAWLEHGINLRDGMYI is encoded by the coding sequence ATGGAGCTGAAGTTCAAGGTCGCCGGCCGCATCGCCCGTCCCGTCGCCGAGGTCTTCGAGGCCGTCGTCAACCCGGACCATTTGTCGCGCTATTTCACCACGGGCGGCGCGAAGGGGCGGCTGGAGACCGGCGTCACCGTCTACTGGGACTTCGCCGACTTTCCCGGCGCGTTTCCGGTCGAAGTCGTGGCGGTCGAGGAGAACAGGCGCATCGTCTTGCGCTGGGAGGCCAATGACGGCGCGCCGTCCGACGGCGAAGCGGCCGTGACCGCCTCGGCCGGCTACAGCACCACGGTCACCATGGAGTTCGAGGCGCTCGAGGATGGCCGCACGCTGGTGACCATCGCCGAGGAAGGCTGGCGCGAGACGCCGACGGGTCTGAGCGCGTCCTATGGCAATTGCCAGGGCTGGTCCCAGATGCTGTGCGCCATGAAGGCCTGGCTCGAGCACGGCATCAATCTGCGCGACGGCATGTACATTTGA
- a CDS encoding metalloregulator ArsR/SmtB family transcription factor has protein sequence MSIEAQNDRIFKALANASRRSILDALRDQPRTTGELCSYFPDLDRCTVMQHLKVLEDAELVIARREGRERWNHLNAVPIKQIHDRWIGAYAAQAVDKLARLKGALEKR, from the coding sequence ATGTCAATCGAGGCGCAAAACGACCGCATCTTCAAGGCGCTGGCCAATGCCAGCCGCCGGTCGATCCTGGACGCGCTGAGGGACCAGCCGCGCACGACGGGCGAGCTGTGCTCGTACTTCCCCGATCTGGACCGATGCACGGTCATGCAACATCTGAAGGTGCTGGAAGACGCCGAGCTGGTGATCGCGCGCCGCGAGGGGCGCGAGCGCTGGAACCATCTGAATGCCGTGCCCATCAAACAGATCCACGACCGGTGGATCGGCGCCTACGCGGCGCAGGCGGTGGACAAGCTGGCACGCCTCAAAGGCGCGCTGGAAAAACGGTGA
- a CDS encoding MaoC/PaaZ C-terminal domain-containing protein encodes METIGLGFYFEEMPVGRTFRTLGRSITEPDIANFLGATGITEVLFTNLDYLHNHTDFPGRLVPGALVLSVAEGLVMTASIQTTGVAFLDMEMTIKGPVFAGDTIHVDCEVIESRRTSKRPDRALVRTRNTVVNQDGKTVMIYTPLRMMKCKTEG; translated from the coding sequence ATGGAGACCATCGGACTCGGCTTCTATTTCGAGGAAATGCCCGTCGGGCGCACCTTCCGTACCCTCGGCCGCTCGATCACCGAGCCGGACATCGCCAACTTCCTCGGCGCCACCGGCATCACCGAGGTGCTGTTCACCAATCTCGATTATCTGCACAACCACACCGATTTCCCCGGCCGTCTCGTCCCCGGCGCGCTGGTGCTGAGTGTCGCCGAAGGCCTGGTCATGACCGCCTCGATCCAGACCACGGGCGTCGCCTTCCTCGACATGGAAATGACCATCAAGGGCCCGGTCTTCGCCGGCGACACCATCCATGTGGACTGCGAAGTGATCGAATCCCGCCGCACCAGCAAGCGTCCCGACCGTGCCCTCGTGCGCACCCGCAACACCGTGGTCAATCAGGACGGCAAGACCGTCATGATCTACACCCCTCTGCGCATGATGAAGTGCAAGACGGAAGGCTGA
- a CDS encoding DUF1345 domain-containing protein, translating to MVHSVHAHLRRHLWFYLAVLAGIALWAALDGMRPSLRLALSGDMVFATYLLAAIVRLRGSSPGMIRKRAERGDEGIVIIMLITLAAVALSLESIFGLVNAPEREATSLFLLSLLGVPLGWTTLHTVMAFHYAHRFYAVAPGGGDARGLEFPNTPEPSAWDFLYHSFTIGMTAQVSDVQVTDGATRRMTLLHGVVSFFFNAVIVALAVNVAIARTS from the coding sequence ATGGTCCACTCCGTTCACGCGCATCTCCGGCGTCACCTCTGGTTCTATCTCGCGGTACTGGCGGGCATTGCTCTCTGGGCCGCGCTCGATGGCATGCGGCCGTCTCTCAGGCTCGCCCTGTCCGGCGACATGGTATTCGCGACCTATCTTCTCGCCGCTATCGTCCGCCTTCGCGGGTCATCGCCCGGGATGATCCGCAAGCGGGCGGAGCGGGGCGATGAAGGCATCGTCATCATCATGCTCATCACTCTCGCGGCCGTGGCCCTCAGCCTTGAATCGATCTTCGGTCTGGTCAATGCGCCGGAGCGCGAGGCAACGTCCCTGTTCCTGCTGTCGCTGCTCGGTGTTCCGCTCGGATGGACCACGCTCCACACCGTCATGGCCTTCCATTACGCCCACCGCTTCTACGCGGTCGCGCCGGGTGGCGGTGACGCGAGGGGGCTGGAATTCCCGAACACGCCGGAGCCGTCGGCGTGGGATTTCCTTTACCATTCCTTCACCATCGGCATGACCGCCCAGGTATCCGACGTTCAGGTCACCGATGGCGCGACCCGCCGCATGACGTTGCTGCACGGCGTGGTCTCGTTCTTCTTCAACGCCGTCATCGTCGCGCTGGCCGTCAACGTCGCCATCGCCCGTACCAGTTGA